CTCCAGATGGCCTTCCACGTCAGTCTTGTACCTGACAGCCCATATGATCCCAAGAGAGCAGAGGAGGGAACACAAAGATGGGATCCAAGACCTGCGGCAGAAGGGGCCCCGGCCTCCTGCGGAGGAGGCAGCGCTGAAGAGAAGGATGAGGGCAGTGGaatggaagaaaaagaagaagcagtAGAGTTGGGTGATTTCTTTGCGGACGGAGTCAATTTGAGTCTCCTTGAGGGCTATTCTGTGGAGGATTAGCTCTTCTTCCCTCAGCCATTGCTTGAGGAGAAGCTTGTGAGTTGGGGTCTCGGCGATCTGGTGAAGCGGGTGAAGGGGCTTCGATTCCATGATTGAAGTTGACGAGGTGTTGCTCTGATGATCAAccattgttgaaaatttttcttgGAGAAGGCTGTGGGTAAATATTATCTGCAGATATGAACTGAGAAAAGTGAGGGTGGCGATTAAGCAGAGTGAGGAGTAAAGAGGAGCGGGCGATATTTTTGTCCAAACGGTCTACTTTTGGGTTTTGAATTCTAACGGTCCAAAATTACGGATCCGCAGAAATTGGGAGGCTTTCGGCTACAACAGACAAACAAATCCTATCCGTCCATACTCTATTGAAACGTTGATAAATCCTATCTGGTAATCGTTAGATGGGAGGTATAGTACGTCAGCCAAAACGATCCAAAGAATATGGAGACCGGTCTTTTGAGTGGAGAAGGACAACTTGACTTTACAGTGAAGaatggacttttttttttactgtttcCCCGCGCGCGTCCAGGTTGATGTCACgttatttgtaaaaaaaattctttactTGTATCATAAACTAGAGGTACCTCGGCTGTACGTTGCACAGCCAGGGCTCTCTAAAATATTAGTTAAATATATAGTAACAAATATTTTAGTACataatgaataaaaatatagaaaaaaaagtaagtataaaaacaattaaaatttgcTGTGAAAAGAAATTTCATATATAAAGTTAATCCCAATTTATTGTAATTtggaaaaagaatttttaacCAATATTATGTGTACGTAAtgataccaaaaaagaaaagaaagcaaatccaTTATGAGTGCATTATCGGTTTAATAGCAGCATAGTTTTAGTTGTAATTAAATAAAGAGTAGTCATAATATTTCTAACattttaataattagaaaaaatatagaaagcCACAAAAACCTGTCACTATCTTCaacatcaataaaaaaaaaatacaaacttgcatatttttctttcttttttgagagAAAGAGCGAGTCAATCTATCCATTTAAATCATGTCTAATAGCATTACAAATAGATAAAAACATTATCTAACCAAATAGTTATAGAATACGTATAGCAAGtttaaataaaaacatgaattgCCATATTTGTAAATCTACATATGCAAATTCGAATCCAACAATTTGTTTGATTGCAAATATGTCTTCTTAATCAAAatagaattttctaataatattTTGTAGAGTGACACTCTAAGCTAAAAGCCTCAATACTAACTTCCCACCAAATGCATTCCTTTGAAAACTGCAATTGTTTTAGCTAGTCAAATCGACAAAATATTATTAACTTCTTTAGCCAAATAGTAATGATATGTCCAGTTCTATGCCTAACAATCATCTCAAACTCTAATTATATTATCTATCATTATGGGCAATAGAAAGGAATACGAGTACAAAGTCATATAGAACCAGTTTAAGTAAAAGATTCTGAAATCTAATTTTGCACTTCTTTTATTTCCAAGCTATCATTTGTTAAAATTAAAACCATGAAAATAAACTACCTATTATGGATACAATAGTCATTCACAATGTTGAATGAAGAGATATAAAATATTGTCTTCACATTCTAAATTGCTAGCCCCAACAATTATTTTACCCGTCATCCATCTTATCCAGTTTATAAGCACTTttcacaattaataaactttatatAAATTAAAACATAATTACCTATCCATAAATTAAGAGATTCTGGTTAATTTTTAACTTAATAGgcatcatttttttcttcctgATCATCGTTTACcttggattttcatttattagatttTTTTCTCCTCTACTGTAGTACTATCACCCTATTATCAAAtaacaattttaataaataaaaaattagaattaGAATGAATCTGCATAAtggtgttatttattttatgagGGAAAAGTAGTTACAATTCTTTCATTGTTAGCCTAAAAATTCTTCATGTAATCACCACCCGTCTTGTTGTCAgccttttccaaaaataaaaagatcaaaaagtagtttcagaataaataaaatataaaaaactaaaaaaaatgtttctttAGATTTGGGGAAAAATATTCACAGCATCACATACCTATTTTGGGCAGAAAGAAAGtcagatgaagaagaaataggTGAGAAAAACAATAAGCAAAGGTTGCTGATCAAGAcgcaaaaaatgacaaaaaaaaaatcaaatagtaTATACCAAAAGAGACATTAAAAGTAGAAGATTATGAATCATAATTATTGGATTATGGAAGAAAGGAAATATCAAATCCATTCTTGATCTCCGATAATGAAATCATTCATTTAGTTAATTATggacaaaaatgaaagaaaatgcatCAACTAATCCAATAGAGAAAAAATAGAATAAATGATTAATTAGGATGATAGGGGAAAAAATGGAGTACAAAGTGGAAACTAAATAACAAACCTGCAGTGTACATGAGGATTTGTTTAATTATCTTTAATtaaaaaggagaaaggaaataaagtgaacaaaagaaaagacaaagcaaaatgaagaaaagaaaaggaatgggCCATATGTCAATGAGAGGGATCCATTTGGCAATCATTGGAGTTGCTATAGTAACTCCACTTTCTTCTTATATAATAGGtagatatttttaatttatttaatttattttttattttatatatatcacattataaaaaaaattaaattaatattctaaaaaatatttcaaataatttcctaTTCAAACACACTTTTCATGACAAGTGATTTCTCGTGTTTTAGATATTGAGATAACAACTTGACTTTTCTTGAATTTAAGCCCAAGATGTATATGGCAATATTAACTGAAGTTAGTGAACAACACGATTTCATGATTCCAAGGCAACACAGACATTAAATGAGCTGGAATTTGAGGCGAAtctagggtccgtttgttttgggtgaaaatgttttccaggaaaatattttcctaatttcccgtgtttggaTGGACAAAAGTTACtaaaaacattttcctatgtaaaatattttcactcatcttatggaaaacaacttcccttccaaacttactgaagttgttttccgaaatgcatgtaTCCCGCCTGTAgcatgttccaaacttactgaaaacatcttgtagtatgttcttttttttttttagtgtaaacaggaggactcgaaTCCAAGatctcttccttacactccctccccgtaccacccaacccaacccaacccaaccctccccctagtatattcaaaataaaaaaaaaaaatctcatcctgctcatcctatgctagtaattaattatgtataataaggacattcttttctagagaaactttcagcagtgagagtgcaagatatatgtcacaataagcattacatgtgattgatatttgacactaaatggccagcaatttgtttattgcttaaggagatatttttttattcatatatacatttctccaagattttttaaagttaaacaatgagataaattttcttattttgcatgggaagaagtatgtagttataatgtgtaaaAAGTAAAGATatagataaaagtgaaaatatttcaaaagttaaacaaacaccagaaaaatgaagtaagaaaatattttcaataagctaaccaaacacctgaaaatgatgaaagggaaatgattttcatggaaaattacttccacggaaaatattttcccaaggaaaacattttacttccaaccaaacagacccctAGTGCTCTTGAATTCCGCTATGTccaattttctttacttttttttcaaacaaatttcttttagtttgttCCTTACACTATTCTATTTCAGATTCAAGTAATAATACTAAACTAGatctttttttgtatttttccttAGATTATTTTTTTGGTAAACCATTTTTTTGGGTAGcttcttttttacaaaaatttattgGATTACATCATAAACacgttctttttattttttcaatcatatttttatctcGCATACATCATACtacaaaaagtgctatagtgtttttttgaaaaattattccaaataatcttcTACACAAACACAAACTTATTAAAGATCTTGGGCACAAATGAAATTGTTATAGTATATATACCATCAGTCAAAAGAAAAGTGGTTTATATCTTCAACATATATGATATTATAATCCATATTACTTAGAAAGTaggaataatttcagaaaaaattacacttacctgcCTTGGTATAGTAAAATACCTATAATACCCTCCACTTGGTagacaattttaaatttaagacaataaatttacaaaacccaaaaaaaatctatttttccGTCTGTTGTCTattttctccctctcttttctaGTTAATATAACCTCTTTTTATCATCTTTATTTTGTGAATATTAGTAAATTGAAATTACAAAATCAACAAAGGAAGTAGATTATCTGTCAAACTAGAAAGAAATAAAGAGATCGAAATGATAgggaaataaataatgaaattgatgattaaaataggaagaaaaactaaagatgtggaatttgtcatattttgttTGTTGACAAGAAAACCTTATATAAAATGTCAATAATTACATAGGGATTTCTTTCATtggattagaaatttttttttattattttattatggaGGTAGAATTTATTCTCCACATTTGAGATATTAATATTATTAAGGCCATAAGAAGGTTGTAATGGTAGTTCTAAGTCAGATTAACTTGTATTGAAAAGGCATTTGAGCATTGATATTTAATTTTGGGGTATAAAATTGGCTGTCAATGAAGGTTGTGTGcgtttttatcctttttttgtgACAAGTATTGATATTGTATATGTAGTTTGGAATCTTTTGGATGGTCATTTGGTTTTAGAACTTATACTTGGATGATTGTTAGAGATTAGACTTGTTGATTTGTTCAAAGTGTAGAAGAAAATGATTGATTATTCTATATTTTTCTTCCTTCGTTTTGTACAAAAGGGCAATTTAGGATTTTTGTGAGAAAATCTTTTTTGTTGGACCTATGTTGTTACTAAATAGTAAAAATGGGGaagatatatgtaatttttaaaacctaaGGGGAGCTCTTTgtaattgttaaaaacctcatggtag
The DNA window shown above is from Coffea arabica cultivar ET-39 chromosome 5e, Coffea Arabica ET-39 HiFi, whole genome shotgun sequence and carries:
- the LOC113687771 gene encoding uncharacterized protein produces the protein MVDHQSNTSSTSIMESKPLHPLHQIAETPTHKLLLKQWLREEELILHRIALKETQIDSVRKEITQLYCFFFFFHSTALILLFSAASSAGGRGPFCRRSWIPSLCSLLCSLGIIWAVRYKTDVEGHLEKLLQREKEDCKLLAKCVEELKKKGVEFDLLKEVDALRRAKSLRVESSKAVRKWSSRDFVSFFFFTVACLVIALTRVILCNY